A region from the Sphingomonas sp. S2-65 genome encodes:
- a CDS encoding DUF6894 family protein, whose product MPCYYFNLRTPARAAERVERREFPDLREALIAANGAARSLIHNQVRRASAQFHGSLDIEDERRLPVARIMLADVARQIS is encoded by the coding sequence ATGCCTTGCTATTATTTCAACCTCCGCACTCCCGCCCGCGCCGCAGAACGCGTCGAGCGTCGCGAGTTCCCCGATCTTCGCGAAGCGCTGATCGCCGCCAACGGCGCCGCGCGCTCGCTGATCCACAATCAGGTTCGCCGTGCCTCCGCCCAGTTCCACGGTAGCCTGGACATCGAGGACGAGCGGCGCCTGCCGGTCGCGCGCATCATGCTGGCCGACGTGGCGCGGCAGATATCCTGA
- a CDS encoding M61 family metallopeptidase, whose amino-acid sequence MCAPSQPSTEPAAVPTPADTPFPGRIQLRVDARDVDRRIFRVHETIPVAAPGPMTLLFPEWLPGYHAPQAPIELFAGLKIEANGQDLRWKRHPVNVHAFAVDVPEGVAALDLHFQFLSPTDAAQGRVVVGPDLLMLQWNTVILYPAGYYARGIEVEASVTLLEGWQLAGALQVAGTEDGKTRFAPVPLDVLVDSPVLAGRHFRRVALDARDQVHLNMAADSAELLAATPEQIAPHRALIEEADLLFGTRPFDRYEILFALSDEIGSIGVEHHRSCEAATIPEYFTRWDERFSRRDTIAHEYIHSWNGKHRRGADSWTPSFDRPIRNSLMWVYEGQTQYWDRVLCARSGLWTRDQSLGTLALTAATQDVRAGSRWRPMSDTTRDPIITARGALPWASWQRSEDYYGEGSLVWLDVDTRLRELSKERHSLDDFARAFFGSDKEGDWSTNTYSFDDVVAALQDLAPFDWKGFFLGKLEGKQESAPLAGLERGGYQLVYRPEPSAYWANVEAVSGIVNLTFSLGLTAGDDGKLQDVLWEGPAFQAGLTNGATLLGVNGRDYSPEVLRRAVTDAGEGTELHLRTRTGKREREVVIECPGGHRYPHLEPRAEGSRRLDVILEPKRNRGA is encoded by the coding sequence ATGTGCGCGCCCTCGCAACCGAGCACCGAACCCGCGGCGGTACCGACGCCGGCCGACACGCCCTTCCCTGGGCGCATCCAGCTGCGGGTCGACGCGCGCGACGTCGACCGGCGCATCTTCAGGGTGCACGAGACCATTCCGGTGGCCGCCCCCGGGCCGATGACGCTGCTCTTTCCCGAATGGCTGCCCGGCTATCACGCTCCACAGGCACCGATCGAGCTGTTCGCCGGGCTGAAGATCGAGGCGAACGGGCAGGACCTACGCTGGAAGCGGCACCCGGTGAACGTCCATGCCTTTGCCGTCGATGTTCCCGAGGGTGTGGCGGCGCTCGACCTGCATTTCCAGTTTCTGTCCCCGACCGACGCCGCGCAAGGGCGAGTGGTGGTCGGCCCCGATCTGCTGATGCTCCAATGGAACACGGTGATCCTGTATCCTGCCGGCTATTATGCGCGCGGGATCGAAGTGGAAGCCAGTGTGACCCTTCTTGAGGGATGGCAGCTGGCCGGCGCACTGCAAGTCGCCGGAACGGAAGATGGGAAGACCCGCTTCGCGCCGGTGCCGCTGGACGTTCTGGTTGACTCGCCGGTGCTCGCGGGCAGGCACTTCCGCCGCGTCGCGCTGGACGCGCGCGACCAGGTTCATCTGAACATGGCGGCGGACAGTGCCGAGCTACTCGCGGCAACGCCGGAGCAGATCGCCCCGCATCGCGCGCTGATCGAAGAGGCCGACCTGCTGTTCGGTACCAGGCCCTTCGACCGGTACGAGATCCTGTTCGCGCTGAGCGACGAGATCGGCAGCATCGGCGTCGAGCATCATCGATCGTGCGAGGCAGCGACGATCCCGGAATACTTCACGCGGTGGGACGAGCGCTTCTCGCGCCGCGACACGATCGCGCACGAATATATCCATAGCTGGAACGGCAAGCATCGCCGCGGCGCCGATTCGTGGACGCCCAGCTTCGACCGGCCGATCCGCAACAGCCTGATGTGGGTGTATGAGGGGCAGACCCAATATTGGGATCGGGTGCTCTGCGCGCGGTCGGGGCTGTGGACGCGCGACCAGTCGCTGGGCACGCTGGCACTTACCGCCGCCACCCAGGACGTGCGCGCCGGCAGCCGCTGGCGGCCAATGAGCGACACCACGCGCGATCCGATCATCACCGCGCGCGGCGCCCTGCCCTGGGCGAGCTGGCAGCGCAGCGAGGATTATTACGGCGAGGGATCGCTGGTGTGGCTGGACGTCGATACCCGGCTGCGGGAATTGTCGAAGGAGCGCCACTCGCTGGACGACTTCGCGCGTGCGTTCTTCGGCAGCGACAAGGAAGGCGACTGGTCGACCAACACCTATAGCTTCGACGATGTCGTGGCGGCGTTGCAGGACCTCGCCCCGTTCGACTGGAAGGGGTTTTTCCTCGGCAAGCTGGAAGGCAAGCAGGAAAGCGCCCCGCTCGCCGGGCTGGAGCGCGGCGGCTATCAGCTGGTCTACCGCCCCGAGCCGAGTGCCTATTGGGCGAATGTCGAAGCGGTGTCCGGGATCGTCAACCTGACCTTCTCGCTGGGGCTTACCGCCGGCGATGACGGGAAGCTGCAGGACGTGCTGTGGGAGGGTCCCGCGTTTCAGGCGGGGCTGACCAACGGGGCGACGCTGTTGGGCGTGAACGGCCGCGACTATTCGCCCGAGGTGCTCCGACGCGCGGTTACCGATGCGGGCGAGGGCACGGAGCTCCACTTGCGGACCAGAACCGGCAAGCGCGAGCGCGAGGTCGTGATCGAATGCCCGGGCGGGCATCGGTACCCGCATCTGGAGCCTAGGGCCGAGGGATCGCGGCGGCTTGACGTTATCCTTGAGCCCAAACGCAATCGCGGCGCCTGA
- a CDS encoding zinc-dependent alcohol dehydrogenase, with amino-acid sequence MLAMDYRGPYRVRLSEKPMPRILHPEDAIVRVTRSCICGSDLHLYHGMVPDTRVGMTFGHEFCGIVEQVGPEVQNLKVGDHVLVPFNIACGKCHFCKQGLFGNCHESNAQATAVGGIYGYSHTAGGYDGGQAEYVRVPYADVGPTVIPDWMDPDDAVLLTDVVPTGYQAAEMGGIQKGDTVVVFGAGPVGLMAARAAWLFGAGRVIVFDHIDYRLEFARTFGPAEVYNFKEVDDVVVFLKKTTDGLGADVVIDAVGGDAKGNFLQTLLGVKLKLEAGNAIALHWAINGVKKGGIVSIVGVYGPTGNIVPIGNVVNKGLTIRANQASVKRLLPRLIEHVRLGHINPKAMITHKVPLADVADAYHIFAAKLDGCIKPVLVPNGG; translated from the coding sequence ATGCTGGCAATGGATTACCGTGGACCGTATCGCGTCCGCCTTTCTGAAAAACCGATGCCCCGGATATTGCACCCAGAGGATGCCATCGTCCGAGTCACGCGCTCGTGCATCTGCGGGTCAGATCTGCATCTGTATCACGGCATGGTTCCCGACACGCGCGTCGGCATGACCTTTGGCCATGAGTTTTGCGGGATCGTCGAACAGGTCGGGCCGGAGGTTCAGAACCTCAAGGTCGGCGACCATGTCCTCGTCCCGTTCAACATCGCCTGCGGCAAATGCCATTTCTGCAAGCAGGGGCTGTTCGGCAATTGCCACGAGTCCAACGCGCAGGCGACGGCGGTCGGCGGCATATACGGCTATTCGCACACCGCCGGCGGCTATGACGGCGGCCAGGCCGAATATGTCCGCGTGCCCTATGCCGATGTCGGCCCGACGGTCATCCCCGACTGGATGGACCCCGATGATGCGGTGCTGCTCACCGACGTGGTACCGACCGGCTATCAGGCCGCGGAGATGGGCGGCATCCAGAAGGGCGACACGGTCGTAGTGTTCGGCGCCGGTCCCGTCGGCCTGATGGCCGCACGCGCCGCCTGGCTGTTCGGTGCCGGACGCGTGATCGTGTTCGATCACATCGATTATCGCCTCGAGTTCGCGCGCACCTTCGGCCCGGCCGAAGTCTACAACTTCAAGGAAGTCGACGATGTCGTGGTCTTCCTCAAAAAGACCACCGATGGCCTTGGCGCCGACGTGGTGATCGACGCCGTCGGCGGCGATGCGAAGGGCAATTTCCTGCAGACCCTGTTAGGCGTCAAGCTCAAGCTCGAAGCCGGCAATGCGATCGCGCTGCATTGGGCGATCAACGGCGTGAAGAAGGGCGGGATCGTCTCGATCGTCGGGGTATACGGTCCCACCGGCAACATCGTCCCGATCGGCAATGTCGTGAACAAGGGGCTGACGATCCGCGCCAACCAGGCGTCGGTCAAGCGGCTGCTGCCCAGGCTTATCGAGCATGTCCGCCTCGGGCACATCAATCCCAAGGCGATGATCACGCACAAGGTGCCGCTCGCCGACGTGGCGGACGCCTATCACATCTTCGCCGCCAAGCTGGACGGCTGCATCAAGCCGGTGCTGGTGCCCAATGGCGGTTGA
- a CDS encoding Gfo/Idh/MocA family protein, with the protein MDSNAFSRREMVRLMGLGSLATAVLPSAACAADQPRRKLGYAIVGLGSYATRQIMPRIKDCEFARLAALVSGTPEKLERYGSEYGIPKTHRYSYADYDRIRDNPDIDLVYVILPNSMHAEYSIRASRAGKHVLCEKPMAVSAAECEAMIAAARKADRKLMIGYRSRFEAHNRHAIELVRTGFVGKPTLITAEHGFNAQPNQWRLDKPMSGGGSMMDIGIYSLNAARYLAGEEPVEVSAMEYTDRSDPRFRTVEDRIDWQMRFPSGLIANCVSRYTSNHNAYRVTGDKGWVGMEPATSYEGHQMWVRANGKTEPRTVPALPKNQFVGQLDHLAECAMNGREPIVSGEEGLRDLRLIEAIYRSAREHSAVKLA; encoded by the coding sequence ATGGACTCGAACGCCTTTAGCCGCCGCGAAATGGTTCGCCTCATGGGCCTCGGCTCCCTCGCCACCGCCGTCCTGCCCTCGGCCGCCTGCGCCGCGGACCAGCCCCGCCGCAAGCTCGGCTATGCGATCGTGGGCCTGGGCAGCTACGCCACGCGCCAGATCATGCCTCGAATCAAGGATTGCGAGTTCGCCCGGCTCGCCGCGCTGGTCAGCGGCACGCCCGAGAAGCTGGAGCGCTATGGCAGCGAATACGGCATCCCGAAGACCCACCGCTACAGCTATGCGGACTATGACCGCATCCGCGACAATCCCGACATCGATCTGGTCTATGTGATCCTGCCCAACTCGATGCATGCGGAATATTCGATCCGCGCCAGCCGGGCCGGCAAGCATGTGCTCTGCGAAAAGCCGATGGCGGTTTCCGCCGCCGAGTGCGAGGCGATGATCGCGGCCGCGCGCAAGGCCGACCGCAAGCTGATGATCGGCTATCGCTCGCGGTTCGAGGCGCATAACCGTCACGCCATCGAACTGGTCCGGACCGGCTTCGTCGGAAAACCGACGCTGATCACCGCCGAGCATGGCTTCAACGCCCAGCCCAACCAATGGCGGCTCGACAAGCCGATGTCGGGCGGCGGCTCGATGATGGACATCGGCATCTACAGCCTCAACGCGGCGCGCTACCTCGCGGGCGAGGAGCCGGTCGAAGTCAGCGCGATGGAATATACCGACCGAAGCGATCCGCGCTTCCGCACGGTGGAGGACCGCATCGACTGGCAGATGCGCTTCCCCTCCGGGCTGATCGCGAACTGTGTCTCGCGCTACACCTCGAACCACAACGCCTATCGGGTGACCGGGGACAAGGGCTGGGTGGGGATGGAGCCAGCCACTTCCTATGAGGGCCATCAGATGTGGGTGCGCGCGAACGGCAAGACCGAACCCCGCACCGTGCCGGCTTTGCCCAAGAACCAGTTCGTCGGGCAGCTCGATCACCTTGCCGAGTGCGCGATGAACGGTCGCGAGCCGATCGTTTCGGGAGAGGAGGGCCTGCGTGATCTGCGGCTGATCGAGGCGATCTATCGCTCGGCTCGCGAGCACAGCGCCGTCAAGCTGGCGTAG
- a CDS encoding response regulator encodes MRTTLPPAPHAAAAPLAMPPPQAALPPARVLLVDDDERNLLAISTVLEEVAEVVVANSGEEALRQLLKGEFAVILLDVYMPGMDGYETAQIIRSREQTKRVPIVFLSAVNKEDQHLIRGYAMGAVDYVFKPVDPTILRSKVAVFVDLFTMTKEIQRKARHEQALLDANLRANAERLRAEQELRRARQQQEAIIESLPIILYLEDVHASPRMPKFVSGNFSAVTGFDFGDLGRTPAMWVDRLHPDDRARVIDAMAGRPFGRSLSVEYRWQCADGHYKYFLDQAVLLRDGSGNPVEYAGTLLDVTERKELEIQLTQARKMDAIGQLTGGIAHDFNNLLAAVLGGLGMIERRVALSEDQRKIVGMTRHAAEQGAGLVRHLLAFARRQKLAPAVIGIDNLSASVTDLLAHTLGGLVELRWALEPDVSPVFADSAQLELALMNLVINARDAMPDGGTITVSARNAEIHSPAQAGLDLAPGRYVVLSVQDTGCGIEQHMLDQVLEPFFTTKAVGKGTGLGLSMVYGFAQQSGGAVRVDSEVGRGTCVEIWLPEGAANQANDATPMLAEFIGAPPRSLTILLVDDHDAVRTTTAALLEDLGHRVTHTADAGSAVELARRDPHAFDLLITDYAMPRTSGTELVRQLRAVCPAIPALIITGYADTDNLPASDSVAILEKPFSPEQLEAALHGTMPVLRQEQVA; translated from the coding sequence ATGCGTACAACGCTTCCGCCCGCGCCGCACGCGGCCGCCGCGCCGCTGGCGATGCCACCGCCCCAGGCGGCGCTGCCGCCGGCACGCGTGCTGCTGGTCGATGATGACGAACGCAACCTGCTCGCCATCTCGACGGTGCTCGAGGAAGTCGCCGAAGTGGTGGTGGCGAATTCGGGCGAGGAGGCGCTGCGCCAGCTGCTCAAGGGCGAGTTCGCCGTCATCCTGCTCGACGTCTATATGCCCGGCATGGACGGCTACGAGACGGCCCAGATCATCCGCTCGCGCGAACAGACCAAGCGCGTGCCGATCGTCTTCCTCTCGGCGGTGAACAAGGAAGACCAGCACCTGATCCGCGGCTATGCGATGGGCGCGGTCGATTATGTCTTCAAGCCGGTCGACCCCACGATCCTGCGCTCGAAGGTCGCGGTGTTCGTCGACTTGTTCACCATGACCAAGGAGATCCAGCGCAAGGCCCGGCACGAGCAGGCGCTGCTCGACGCCAATCTGCGCGCTAACGCCGAGCGGCTTCGCGCCGAGCAGGAATTGCGCCGCGCCCGGCAGCAGCAGGAAGCGATCATCGAATCGCTGCCGATCATCTTGTATCTCGAAGACGTGCATGCCTCGCCGCGCATGCCCAAGTTCGTGAGCGGCAATTTCTCGGCGGTTACCGGTTTCGACTTTGGCGATCTGGGCCGAACGCCCGCGATGTGGGTCGACCGCCTGCATCCCGACGACCGCGCGCGCGTGATCGATGCCATGGCCGGCCGGCCGTTCGGCCGTTCGCTGTCGGTCGAATATCGCTGGCAGTGCGCAGATGGGCACTACAAATACTTCCTGGATCAGGCCGTGCTGCTGCGCGACGGCTCGGGCAATCCAGTGGAATATGCCGGCACCCTGCTCGACGTCACCGAGCGCAAGGAGCTGGAGATCCAGCTGACTCAGGCGCGCAAGATGGACGCGATTGGCCAACTGACCGGCGGCATCGCGCATGATTTCAACAATCTGCTCGCCGCCGTGCTCGGCGGCCTGGGCATGATCGAGCGGCGCGTGGCGCTGAGCGAGGACCAGCGCAAGATCGTCGGCATGACGCGGCACGCCGCGGAACAGGGCGCCGGGCTGGTGCGGCACCTCCTGGCCTTTGCCCGCCGTCAGAAACTCGCGCCCGCGGTGATCGGGATCGACAACCTGTCGGCATCGGTCACCGATCTGCTCGCCCACACTCTGGGGGGCCTGGTCGAGTTGCGCTGGGCGCTGGAACCCGATGTGTCGCCGGTCTTCGCGGACTCCGCGCAGCTCGAACTCGCGCTGATGAACCTCGTCATCAACGCCCGCGATGCCATGCCCGACGGCGGCACCATCACCGTCTCGGCCCGCAATGCCGAGATCCATTCGCCCGCCCAGGCCGGCCTCGACCTCGCGCCGGGGCGCTATGTCGTGTTGTCGGTGCAGGACACCGGCTGCGGCATCGAACAGCATATGCTCGACCAGGTGCTCGAACCCTTCTTCACCACCAAGGCGGTGGGCAAGGGCACCGGGCTCGGGCTCAGCATGGTCTATGGCTTCGCCCAGCAATCGGGCGGGGCGGTCCGCGTCGACAGCGAAGTCGGACGGGGTACCTGCGTCGAGATATGGCTTCCTGAAGGTGCGGCGAACCAGGCGAACGATGCCACGCCGATGCTGGCCGAGTTCATCGGGGCGCCGCCGCGCTCGCTTACCATCCTGCTGGTCGATGATCACGATGCGGTGCGCACGACCACCGCTGCCCTGCTCGAGGATCTCGGACACCGCGTCACGCACACCGCCGATGCGGGCTCGGCGGTGGAGCTCGCGCGGCGCGATCCGCATGCGTTCGACCTGCTGATCACCGATTATGCGATGCCGCGCACTTCGGGCACCGAGCTGGTCCGCCAGCTCCGCGCCGTCTGCCCGGCGATCCCCGCGCTGATCATCACCGGCTATGCCGATACCGACAATCTGCCCGCCAGCGATTCGGTCGCCATTCTCGAAAAGCCATTCAGCCCGGAACAGCTGGAAGCCGCGCTGCACGGTACCATGCCCGTGCTGCGGCAGGAGCAAGTCGCCTAG